The Glycine soja cultivar W05 chromosome 3, ASM419377v2, whole genome shotgun sequence genome window below encodes:
- the LOC114406592 gene encoding WAT1-related protein At5g07050-like, whose protein sequence is MEGDGYCGSFFQRCKPYIAMISLQFGFAGMNIITKVSLNRGMSHYVLVVYRHAFATAAIAPFAIVLERKVRPKITFLMFMQIFVLGLLGPVIDQNLYYAGLKFTSPTYSCAISNMLPAMTFVMAAIFRMEKLNVRKVRCQAKVIGTVVTVAGAMLMTLYKGQVISFLGSKYMHHPRNYVPENNTDSGEKDWFKGSVLLVLATLSWASFFILQAVTLRKYPAQLSLTALVCALGTLQSIAVTFVMEHKPSVWTIGWDMNLLAAAYAGIISSGITYYVQGIVMQKKGPVFVTAFSPLMMIIVAIMGTFILAEKIYLGGVIGAILIVMGLYSVLWGKHKENKEKEAEITIEVLKCCSENGMRLETVVEDAETNNDIEMQKGEASRELRVAIGVPKV, encoded by the exons ATGGAAGGAGATGGGTATTGTGGGAGTTTCTTTCAGAGGTGCAAGCCTTACATAGCCATGATTTCTCTGCAATTCGGGTTTGCGGGTATGAACATAATCACCAAGGTTTCCCTCAACCGTGGGATGAGCCACTATGTGCTTGTGGTTTATAGACACGCCTTTGCTACTGCAGCTATTGCTCCTTTTGCTATTGTTCTAGAGAG GAAAGTGAGGCCCAAGATTACATTTCTCATGTTCATGCAAATATTCGTGTTGGGTCTCCTTGG GCCTGTGATTGATCAGAACTTATATTATGCGGGGTTGAAATTTACTTCCCCTACCTACTCATGTGCGATAAGCAACATGCTCCCTGCTATGACATTTGTGATGGCTGCTATTTTCAG GATGGAGAAGTTAAACGTGAGAAAAGTAAGATGCCAAGCAAAGGTGATTGGAACTGTAGTAACAGTTGCTGGGGccatgttgatgacattgtacAAAGGGCAAGTAATCAGTTTCTTGGGGTCTAAGTACATGCATCACCCAAGAAACTATGTACCTGAAAACAACACTGATTCTGGTGAAAAGGATTGGTTCAAGGGTTCTGTTCTTCTCGTACTTGCCACCCTTTCATGGGCTTCTTTCTTCATCCTTCAG GCAGTGACATTAAGGAAATACCCTGCTCAGCTCTCCCTCACAGCACTTGTGTGTGCCTTAGGTACACTGCAATCAATTGCAGTTACCTTTGTCATGGAGCACAAACCATCTGTTTGGACCATTGGCTGGGACATGAACCTTCTTGCTGCAGCCTATGCT GGAATAATATCATCAGGTATCACCTACTATGTTCAAGGGATTGTCATGCAGAAAAAAGGGCCTGTTTTCGTTACTGCTTTCAGCCCTTTGATGATGATTATCGTAGCCATCATGGGTACCTTCATCCTTGcagaaaaaatatatcttggAGG GGTCATTGGAGCTATTCTCATAGTAATGGGACTTTACTCGGTTCTGTGGGGCAAGCACAAGGAGAACAAAGAGAAAGAGGCAGAGATAACCATTGAGGTATTGAAGTGTTGTTCAGAAAATGGGATGAGGTTGGAGACTGTGGTAGAAGATGCTGAAACAAACAACGACATTGAGATGCAAAAGGGTGAAGCCTCAAGAGAGTTAAGGGTAGCCATTGGAGTTCCAAAAGTTTAA